A stretch of Aythya fuligula isolate bAytFul2 chromosome 1, bAytFul2.pri, whole genome shotgun sequence DNA encodes these proteins:
- the NDUFB4 gene encoding NADH dehydrogenase [ubiquinone] 1 beta subcomplex subunit 4: MAAGPPPSAAKGYGPNQFVSLPAELDPVGYDASPEKRRAEAERLAIRAQLKRQYQLQLNSPNPPTVIEDPALLRWVHAKTQNVYPTFRPTRQTSFRGALFAIGPILFWMAAFKIERDRKEKLIREGKYKRPFSVF; this comes from the exons atggcggccgggCCGCCCCCGAGCGCGGCTAAAGGGTATGGCCCCAACCAGTTCGTGTCGCTGCCGGCTGAGCTCGACCCCGTTGGTTACGATGCCTCGCCGGAGAAGCGGCGTGCTGAGGCTGAGCGCTTGGCTATCCGCGCCCAGCTGAAGCGGCAGTACCAGCTGCAGCTCAACAGCCCGAACCCGCCGACCGTCATC GAAGATCCTGCCCTGCTCCGCTGGGTCCATGCGAAGACGCAGAATGTCTACCCTACCTTCCGCCCGACACGCCAGACGTCCTTTAGGGGAGCTTTGTTTGCCATAGGTCCGATCCTCTTCTGGAtggctgcttttaaaattgagAGG GATCGTAAAGAGAAGCTTATCCGAGAAGGTAAATACAAGCGACCATTCAGTGTTTTTTAA